In Micromonospora sp. NBC_01813, the following are encoded in one genomic region:
- a CDS encoding CDP-alcohol phosphatidyltransferase family protein — MRRSGTFARQVLLVRVGRRSRDGHRPGRPGIDSPGRFDIDPLTAAEIAAIAPISPAIGPVRPTSVEPDATGSGVDAVTVPLLPGTPTAARRASFVLVNATTLTSLTLGLTAIILAMEGDVRMAAFCLIACVIFDGLDGALARRLGVASPFGAQMDSLADMCSFGLAAPVVVYASLAGSVATPAAAVACALVAACAAIRLARFNVSPKDGGFFTGVPTTLAAAVLGLGVLIEVPMPGGVQVAVVALLAFAMVSSFPYVKLAQLLRLPPWLWAMLVVGALIDVRLTFGLIVLAYLSSGPLLWLHRRRAI, encoded by the coding sequence CTGCGCCGCAGCGGCACCTTCGCCCGTCAGGTGCTGCTGGTCCGGGTAGGGCGGCGTAGCCGGGACGGGCACCGGCCGGGTCGGCCGGGGATCGATTCCCCGGGCCGGTTCGACATCGACCCGTTGACCGCGGCGGAGATCGCCGCCATCGCCCCGATCAGCCCGGCGATCGGTCCGGTCCGGCCGACGTCCGTCGAGCCCGATGCGACCGGCTCCGGCGTCGACGCGGTCACCGTACCGCTGCTGCCCGGCACCCCCACGGCGGCCCGGCGGGCCAGCTTCGTGCTGGTCAACGCGACCACCCTGACCAGCCTGACGCTCGGCCTCACCGCGATCATCCTGGCGATGGAGGGCGACGTCCGGATGGCGGCGTTCTGCCTGATCGCCTGCGTCATCTTCGACGGCCTCGACGGAGCGCTCGCCCGACGCCTCGGCGTCGCCAGCCCGTTCGGCGCGCAGATGGACTCGCTGGCCGACATGTGCTCGTTCGGGCTGGCCGCCCCGGTCGTCGTCTACGCCTCGCTGGCCGGCAGCGTCGCGACCCCGGCCGCCGCGGTCGCCTGCGCCCTGGTCGCCGCCTGCGCGGCGATCCGGCTCGCCCGGTTCAACGTCTCGCCGAAGGACGGCGGGTTCTTCACCGGCGTCCCGACCACCCTGGCCGCCGCGGTGCTTGGCCTCGGGGTGCTGATCGAGGTGCCGATGCCCGGCGGGGTGCAGGTCGCCGTCGTCGCGCTGCTGGCCTTCGCGATGGTCTCCAGCTTCCCGTACGTCAAACTGGCCCAGCTGCTGCGACTGCCGCCGTGGCTGTGGGCGATGCTGGTGGTCGGTGCGCTGATCGACGTCCGGTTGACCTTCGGACTGATCGTGCTGGCGTATCTGTCCAGCGGTCCGCTGCTCTGGCTGCACCGGCGCCGGGCGATCTGA
- a CDS encoding phosphatidylserine decarboxylase, giving the protein MSNSPAPPASGPRGPVDLGDRAARALTAELARDNTEKHALLVDTTPGSAVLGAAIDGLLPGDTLTVVPAEVGQAAGLRTEVDSHGSWVSERVRVVDTLAAADPTDHLIVATALAGTGDDARTTIDGYAKYLTEGGVLSVATPALPASTSGAAAELDRQAALFGVGGDLVLRNVPPVRVHRLRFTAAATARAEKLGPAARTSSVPLTRGMHIDSSGVAAAAIALGLAAATRAARPKSRLWLLPALAAVPVAAFFRDPQRDTPEDPTAVVAASDGRVLSVERVRDERLGATEFLRIAVFLSILDVHVNRAPVAGRVTDHFVVDGGFAAAMKPAAEHNVAAYTLLDTTHGRVVVAQRTGMVARRIVHRAPVGALLAKGERFGLIRFGSRTDVYLPAESADALVGPGDRVAGGASVIARWR; this is encoded by the coding sequence ATGTCGAACTCCCCCGCCCCACCCGCATCCGGCCCGCGCGGCCCGGTCGACCTCGGTGACCGCGCCGCTCGGGCGCTGACCGCCGAACTCGCCCGCGACAACACCGAGAAGCACGCGCTGCTGGTCGACACGACCCCGGGCTCGGCGGTGCTGGGCGCGGCGATAGACGGGCTGCTGCCCGGCGACACGTTGACGGTGGTGCCGGCCGAGGTCGGACAGGCGGCGGGGCTACGGACGGAGGTCGACAGCCACGGCAGCTGGGTCAGCGAACGGGTCCGGGTCGTCGACACGCTGGCCGCCGCCGACCCGACCGACCATCTGATCGTCGCGACGGCCCTGGCCGGCACCGGCGACGACGCGCGCACCACGATCGACGGGTACGCCAAGTATCTGACCGAGGGGGGCGTGCTGTCGGTGGCGACACCGGCGCTGCCCGCCAGCACCTCCGGGGCAGCAGCCGAGCTGGACCGCCAGGCGGCGCTCTTCGGCGTCGGCGGCGACCTGGTGTTGCGCAACGTGCCGCCGGTGCGGGTGCACCGCCTGCGGTTCACCGCTGCCGCGACGGCGCGGGCGGAGAAGCTGGGGCCGGCGGCACGGACCAGCAGCGTGCCGCTGACCCGGGGCATGCACATCGACTCCAGCGGCGTCGCGGCCGCCGCGATCGCCCTCGGGCTGGCCGCCGCGACCCGGGCCGCCCGGCCGAAGAGCCGACTGTGGCTGCTTCCGGCGCTGGCGGCGGTGCCGGTCGCCGCGTTCTTCCGGGACCCGCAGCGCGACACCCCGGAAGACCCGACGGCGGTGGTGGCGGCCAGCGACGGGCGGGTGCTCTCCGTCGAACGGGTACGCGACGAGCGGCTCGGTGCGACCGAGTTCCTGCGGATCGCGGTCTTCCTGTCGATCCTCGACGTGCACGTCAACCGCGCACCGGTGGCCGGCCGGGTCACCGACCACTTCGTCGTGGACGGCGGGTTCGCGGCGGCGATGAAGCCGGCCGCGGAGCACAACGTCGCCGCGTACACCCTGTTGGACACCACGCACGGCCGGGTAGTGGTCGCGCAGCGTACCGGGATGGTGGCCCGCCGGATCGTGCACCGCGCGCCGGTCGGTGCGCTGCTGGCCAAGGGTGAGCGTTTCGGGCTGATCCGGTTCGGTTCCCGCACCGACGTCTATCTGCCGGCGGAGTCCGCCGACGCGCTGGTCGGCCCGGGTGACCGGGTGGCCGGTGGCGCCTCGGTCATCGCCCGCTGGCGCTGA
- a CDS encoding PspC domain-containing protein: MTDDATQPSGPAQPSEPGGGPADAASASTTPGTGATGPGSTGTTGPGSTDTAGAAGPDATGASGPGPSGPGWGPPPPSGAFSSRYGLVRPRNGRYLAGVCSAIGRATNTDPILWRVLLAVLGFFGGIGILVYLVVWLATPSEGDNTSPVEGMLGRGQSSMSPVTVLLLGILAAVMFAFIVTDSFRAVLLGSAVLIGGALLLNRNGGQLGPAPGTPSTPSAPPGYGYGPTAYPPPTPAGWPASGPVTGGYGPPTPPTPPAPGHPTGAGYPSVGYPAPGYPSTGYSTTGYSTTATQPVTVPPPVAPYQVPGPPPTGPGGYPAGYRAPFAPYGPYANRPSQHGSMPPPPPPAPPVPPRPPRERSRLGTITFSMIFVVLGLVAAIDLTDAAATPPSAYFAAVLATIAAGLLVGAWFGRARWLIALGLVAAAAVGVSSLAESVGQTHTKDVTWQPASYDQLAERYETVFGDAVLDLRDVDFTQQQADVTVAVSFGKLQVYLPPDVDVRTETDVRAGEAVVLGQRWSGFEQPIRVVSDVGPDGPGGGDLTLRIRISAGDLEVTR; the protein is encoded by the coding sequence ATGACCGACGACGCGACCCAGCCATCCGGGCCGGCGCAGCCCTCCGAACCGGGCGGCGGCCCCGCCGACGCCGCATCCGCCAGCACGACTCCGGGCACCGGCGCGACGGGTCCCGGCTCCACCGGCACGACGGGTCCCGGCTCGACCGACACCGCAGGCGCCGCCGGGCCCGACGCCACCGGTGCCAGCGGCCCTGGCCCGAGCGGGCCCGGGTGGGGCCCGCCGCCGCCGTCCGGCGCCTTCTCTTCCCGGTACGGGCTGGTACGCCCCCGCAACGGCCGCTACCTGGCCGGAGTCTGCAGTGCCATCGGCCGGGCCACCAACACCGACCCGATCCTCTGGCGCGTCCTGCTCGCCGTCCTCGGCTTCTTCGGCGGCATCGGCATTCTCGTCTACCTCGTGGTGTGGCTCGCCACACCGAGTGAAGGCGACAACACCTCGCCGGTCGAGGGGATGCTCGGCCGGGGCCAGTCGAGCATGTCACCGGTGACCGTGCTGCTACTCGGCATCCTCGCTGCGGTGATGTTCGCCTTCATCGTCACCGACAGCTTCCGGGCGGTCCTGCTCGGATCGGCGGTGCTGATCGGCGGGGCGCTGCTGCTCAATCGGAACGGGGGTCAGCTCGGGCCGGCACCCGGCACCCCGAGCACCCCCAGCGCCCCACCGGGGTACGGGTACGGGCCGACCGCGTACCCGCCGCCGACGCCCGCCGGCTGGCCCGCGTCCGGCCCGGTCACGGGCGGGTACGGTCCGCCGACACCGCCTACCCCGCCGGCACCCGGCCACCCCACCGGCGCGGGATATCCGTCGGTCGGCTACCCGGCTCCGGGCTATCCGTCGACCGGTTACTCCACCACCGGTTACTCCACCACCGCGACCCAGCCGGTCACGGTGCCCCCGCCGGTCGCGCCGTACCAGGTGCCGGGCCCGCCGCCGACCGGGCCGGGTGGCTACCCGGCCGGCTACCGGGCCCCGTTCGCGCCCTACGGCCCGTACGCGAACCGCCCATCGCAGCACGGCTCGATGCCACCGCCACCACCGCCCGCCCCGCCAGTGCCACCACGGCCGCCCCGGGAACGGTCCCGGCTCGGCACCATCACCTTCTCGATGATCTTCGTCGTGCTCGGCCTGGTGGCCGCGATCGACCTGACCGACGCCGCCGCGACCCCGCCGTCGGCCTACTTCGCCGCCGTGCTGGCCACGATCGCGGCCGGGCTGCTGGTCGGGGCCTGGTTCGGCCGGGCCCGGTGGCTGATCGCGCTCGGGCTGGTCGCCGCCGCCGCGGTCGGCGTCTCCAGCCTCGCCGAGTCGGTCGGCCAGACCCACACCAAGGACGTGACCTGGCAGCCGGCGAGCTACGACCAGTTGGCGGAACGGTACGAGACCGTCTTCGGCGACGCCGTACTCGACCTGCGTGACGTCGACTTCACGCAGCAGCAGGCGGACGTGACGGTGGCGGTGTCGTTCGGCAAGCTGCAGGTCTACCTGCCCCCGGACGTCGACGTTCGTACCGAAACCGACGTCAGGGCCGGTGAGGCCGTCGTACTCGGCCAGCGGTGGAGCGGCTTCGAGCAGCCGATCCGGGTCGTGTCTGACGTCGGCCCGGACGGCCCCGGCGGCGGCGACCTGACCTTGCGGATCCGAATCAGCGCTGGCGACCTGGAGGTGACCCGGTGA
- a CDS encoding response regulator transcription factor: MSEPFRQHPTGGDPGTGDDRRLRVFLVDDHAMFRAGVRAELGVHVEVVGEASTVAEAVSRITATGPDVVLLDVHMPDGGGRAVLDAILRGPGAARSSVRFLALSVSDAAEDVIGLIRAGARGYVTKTISPEDLAAAIQRVAEGDAVFSPRLAGFVLDAFAARPDAPVVDPELDLLTNREREVLRLLARGYAYKEIAKELFISIKTVETHVSNVLRKLQMSNRYELSRWAADRRLI, from the coding sequence ATGAGCGAGCCGTTCAGGCAGCATCCGACCGGTGGCGACCCGGGCACCGGCGACGATCGGCGGTTGCGGGTCTTCCTGGTCGACGACCACGCGATGTTCCGCGCCGGGGTACGCGCGGAACTCGGCGTCCACGTGGAGGTCGTCGGGGAGGCGAGCACGGTCGCCGAGGCGGTCAGCCGGATCACCGCGACCGGTCCGGATGTGGTGCTGCTCGACGTACACATGCCGGACGGTGGGGGGCGGGCGGTGCTGGACGCGATCCTGCGTGGCCCCGGCGCGGCCCGGTCGTCGGTGCGGTTCCTGGCGCTGAGCGTCTCCGACGCGGCCGAGGACGTGATCGGCCTGATCCGGGCCGGTGCCCGCGGGTACGTCACGAAGACGATCTCGCCGGAGGACCTGGCGGCGGCGATCCAGCGGGTGGCCGAGGGCGACGCGGTGTTCAGCCCCCGGCTGGCCGGGTTCGTGCTGGACGCGTTCGCGGCCCGGCCGGACGCGCCGGTGGTGGACCCGGAGCTGGACCTGTTGACCAACCGGGAGCGTGAGGTGCTGCGGTTGCTCGCCCGGGGCTACGCGTACAAGGAGATCGCCAAGGAGCTGTTCATTTCGATCAAGACGGTGGAGACCCACGTCTCGAACGTGTTGCGAAAGCTGCAGATGTCAAACCGGTACGAACTGTCCAGATGGGCAGCCGATCGTCGATTGATCTGA